A stretch of DNA from Bacteroidota bacterium:
ACCTACTGATGTTTTTAATATTTCCGACATGTCATCATAGGTGAGGTTATCGAAATATTTCATGTTAAAGACAATCCTCTGTTTTGGAGGCAGTCTGAGTATAGCTTTCTGTAATTTGATTTGTATCTCATCCCCATTAAAATAATTATCGGCGTGAAGTGATTGAGTAAGTTCATTTTCCACATCATGGAGGGGAAGGAACACACGCATTCGTCTATATTTAAGAAGACTCAAGGCTTCATTGGTAGCAATGCTATACATCCATGTAAACAGCCTGGAGTCTTCCCTGAATTCTTCAAGATGTTTCCAGACTTTTATAAAAACATTCTGTACCAGGTCATTAGTATCATCATGGTCAATGACCAGCCTTCGGATATGCCAATAGATCGGACGCTGATATGTTCTTACCAACTGATCAAAGCCATCATTTCTGGTACTGACATCGCGACAAAGCTGCAGTATCTCTTTTTCAGACAGACCGGGCATATTTATAGTCAGGTGATTTAAATGGTAAAGAATTCAGATTAGATAAAATATTAGCACTTTGGTTTAATTGACCTCACCCCCCGTTGGGGTGAGGTGATTTGGTCAAATTTACCGGCCCCTGGGATTCATACCTATCATTCAGTCTTACACAGCTGACTGCCTCTGCAGGGCATTTTCACTTTGAATATAGATTGATATTTGTACTCCCCCCTGAATCAATCTTAAATGATTTTTCAATAGTATTTATCGATTGGTTGAGGTACTTGGATCTAAATACAATTCTGTACTTGCCGGGCTGCAGCATCAGCGATTCCTGAAGGTAGTTTTCACGCAGGTCATAAATCCATTTCAACTGGTTGTTTTCTTCGACATACAGGCTGCCGTAGCCATACACTGACTTTTGAATGACTGCAATGCCAGGCGAGGGTATTTCAACGGTTGTCGTATGGCTTTGGTTGATTTCAACATTTTCAACTATCATTCGAGGAAGGCATAAAATTTCCAGGTCATATAATCCCGTCAGGTATTTTCTGGTTGTACCGAATGATTGCACATAAAGAGTTTCTATTTTGCCATCCTGTCGTACTATGCTGTTCAGATCCATGATAGTCATATCATTATTGCCGACTTTAAGTTTCAGTGATCCCTGTGGAGCGTCGATCGCAATAATGGTATGCAATCCTGGTGTCAGCCTCACGCTGTCAGCTTTCACCGGAGGAAGTGTATGCACCACAATATTATATGTGACCAGTGGATCAATGACTAAAGTATCCGGTAATCCCTTGTTATTCAGGGTATGGATAAAATTATATTTAACAAAACC
This window harbors:
- a CDS encoding sigma-70 family RNA polymerase sigma factor, with amino-acid sequence MSEKEILQLCRDVSTRNDGFDQLVRTYQRPIYWHIRRLVIDHDDTNDLVQNVFIKVWKHLEEFREDSRLFTWMYSIATNEALSLLKYRRMRVFLPLHDVENELTQSLHADNYFNGDEIQIKLQKAILRLPPKQRIVFNMKYFDNLTYDDMSEILKTSVGALKASYHHAVRKIEDFLLNH